Part of the Lynx canadensis isolate LIC74 chromosome E3, mLynCan4.pri.v2, whole genome shotgun sequence genome is shown below.
cctcccaccctcccttctctgccaAACATGCCACACCCTCTGCCACCTGAGGCTCCTGACAGCCACTCCTCTGTCACGGCCCGGAGAGGCGGTGCCCACTCTCCGTCTGCCCCACAGTCATTCTCCATCACATCAGCCGGCTCGTTCCTGGCTCGCTCTTCCTTTGCTTGTGGTCTGTGTCCCTCCTGGAGCGTAGCCTGCAGCAGGCCATGGACCGCGCCTGTCCCGTTCACTGCACAATCCCAGTGTCTGCCGTCTGGCAGGCACCTCAAAGCCACTTGTGTCTTTCAGAGCCACCTTCATCGATTAAGTCCTCCGTGTATGACGTGTCCTGTCCGTCGAGTGAGTGAGGAGTGTGGCGTGGAGAGGCCTCTGCGTCCTGGCAAGTGCCGTCAGCTTCCGCTCTCCCTCCCCTCCGCTCGCGGTGCCCTTCGCACCCCAGACAGGCTTCACATGGCTGCGTTATCCCTCACGTTCCTGTCCCGTCCGCATTACCGTGAAGAGCTTGGCTCTGAAACACCAGGGGCCGCAAGAGACAGAGACTGTCCCCACAGGGAGAGGGCAAGGGGAACTGGAGCAGGATGACTTCTCACCTGTAGGGGTTCCTGCCATTCAcctgtcccagctctgcctccacaCACGTGCTACTGCTCACCCTTCTCTGTGCCATCCCAGGTGTTACTGTCCCGACGCCATGGATCCTTCGTGAACTTCCTCAGCTTCGTCCCTGATGCATCTCCACCAAGCTCTCTGCCCTCCGCACATTATGTCAACACCACTCAATCCTCGGTCCTGTGAAATGCTACGCCCCTCGCCGATCCCACTCCCACAGCCCAAGGACACGTCTGCCTCCGCACCGGGGACACCGGTACCTCCAGTTCCAGCCATGCCGTCTCCGCACCCAGCCAGCTGCTTCCTGTTGAGCACAGAGGTGCTCAGGCTACGGCGTTCCTCTGACCCACACGCCTCCTTCAGTCTGTCCCTCTCCTGGACCTCTGGTTGTGATCTCAGTTGCCTTCTTCCCACAAGTCTCCCACAACTAAAGCCACGTTCCTGTTGTGCTGTGCCTTTCACGGCTCCCTTCTCCCAAAATGTACAAGATCGTGACACTGACCAGATCTCACACCTAGTCCTACCTGGACAAGCGCACACTGTGTGAAACTCATCGCTATCCCACACTGACCCCTTAATCCCAGCGGCAGCAGCTCTGATACAACTTTGTTTACTGCATAACCATAGCATCTGCACTCAAGGAACCTTTCGGCAAGAGAGACTGGATGTTAATTCACCAACTCTAATTTTCCTGATCTCCTGAGTGAGGGACAGTGTCCTTTCCCTGGCCTTTTGGAGAACTGTTGTGAGCTTTAACTTTTGTATTAGGGACCCTAAACATCCACTGACTGTATCAGTGTGTACACTATTTCAGCAAATGAGAAATCCTCTCCATAGACGAAGGGCATGGGACCAACCCAAGATAGCTAAGAGTTTGCGGTGGGTGGCGGGGGGCTAGTGTGCATTTCTCAACACGTCTCCGGCAACGAGACTGCTGTGCTCCTCACCCCACTTCGTAACTAAACTCACCAGGTTCTGAGTTGCCTGTTCTCACCTGTTGCCCAGACGCACTCTGTACATCCTCAACTACAGCCACAGCTTCCTCACCATTTTCTGGATGTTGCTCCCTCACCCAGGTCTGGATCTCCTGGGGCAAGATGGTGAGAAACTGCTCCAAAACCAGCAGCTCCAGTATTTGCTCTTTTGAGTGTGTCTTAGGCCTTAGCCACTGACAGCAGAGTTCCCAGAGCTTGCTAAATCCTTCATGGGGGCCAGCTACCGCCTGGGAGCATTAGTGCCTGAAGCGTTGGCAGGAAGTTTCAGAGTCAGAGCCATTGCTGGGAAGGGCTGACTTCTGTCCCTCTGTGGAGTCCTCACTTGGGGATGGGTATGCCTGGGGACTCATTGTTGCAGCCGTAACTTGCTTCAGCAAACTGGCTCACTGGTAGCCGCTTCTACTCTAGACAGCAGATTCCATTTCTTCTCAGATCACTAGGAAGCCATTCTCCTGGAGACCAGTGAAAGAAGTCTTTCTGGAAtcagagacacatgaaaataccAGAGTGGTGCAGATGCACAGTTGAGAAAGACTAGGCTTTGAAGGGAGGCtgcagaaaagggaaaagacaggGTAAATTTATCTCCtattccttccctctgcctcttgtgatgcattttatgtccttttcctttgcttcctccaCAATCCAAGGCAAGGATCTAAGGCACTGGAAATACCAAAATAGTTTTCATTACATCCAGATGGTGTTTGCTAATGAATTCTCCAAActactttcttttgtttcccataGATCGGGATCttgtccctgccctccctcccctccggAAGCCAGGAGCCACCTTCCCAATTGCCACCTTCTCTTAAGGTGCCTTTAGTTCAACTTCTTCATCACTTTCACCCTCCCCCCTgccgccaccgccaccaccaccaccaccacacacacacatgcacacacacggtGTGGATGAGAAATGACTGGTTTGCTGTATGCTCTTATTCTCCAgtattcctttctatttttgaatGCAGTCTCTTCTTCCTTTGTGAAAGAGTCCCTCTCTGGCCCAGTGGATCTCGTGGTGCTATTCGTTACagtaccccaccccacccaccttgGGGAGCAGGCATGTGATATAAACAGAGCCTGTCAAAATTCTCCTGAGATTTTACCTACCGGTGGGGTAGGAGAAGTTCCAAATTTCCTAGGAATTGCTGAATTGGGTGGGTGTAAGACTTGAGCATGGGACTTTGGctggagtcatgatctcacggttcatgagtttgagctcctcgaccagctctgtgctgacagctcagagcctggagcctactttagattctgtctccctctctctctctgcccctcccccacttgcacttgctctctctctctctctctctctctccccaaaataaataaacattaaaaaatattaaaaagaaaataaaaaccggACTCAAGTTACTCTTCTTCCAAAGAAGTTAAACTGCCTTCACTTATAATCACTTTACATGTAATGCAGCCCAAGATGCTAGAAGTAGAGAAATGGAAGGCATTATAGATCTTTTTAACAAAAACAGGAGCATCACATGGCATAGCTCCTCAGCACAAGGTCACGGACTCGAAGAAGTATCCCATGCCTCACAGATTTTCTACTTCCTGCACCTTCTCTGATGaggaattatttaataaatgctatcCTAGTTTCATGCGGAAGACGGAGCCTGTGCTCTTCATGACCCCTGCCATCCCCCCCATAGTTTGTTGTATCGGAAATGTGTTTCACTCCGACGAAGACGCTGGCGCTTGGCGGGAAGCAGGACGAAGACGGGAGCAGGGCTGACTCACTTCGCGCTCGGCAGGGACGCTCTGAGGACTCCCGCTGCGCCCGGTGCGAGGTGTGGGGAAACATCCGCACGGGCAAGGCCCGGAAGGAGGACCGCGCCTGTCCCCACCGTCCTGAAAAGATTCCCAGCGGCAAAGGGGCTCACAGGCGGGCGTCGGACCCCGCTGCGAGACCGCGGCCGCGAGGAAAGGGAACACTCACCGGACTCGCTCAGCCGCCCGGCCGGAAGTGTGCGCTAGGAGCCCCGGCGCTAGTCCGCCGGCTACGCATGCTCGCGAGCAGCGCCTTTGGACTACAACTCCCGGCGTGCGCTGCGAAGGCCGGGCGTCGTCCCTCGCCAGCACCGACAGACTCAGCAGCAAATAGACACGAGAGAACGCCTTCTGGGAGCCAATcccccaggggagggggcgggccctCCTGCGGCGCAGTTCGCGCGTCATTCCTCCTCAGCCAGTGGAAGTGTCCGCGACGAgcggccccgcccccgtcccTGGCTCCCAGGTTCTGGGGCCCGGGTCCCCAGAGAGGTGAGTCCGCGGCCGGTGGGCGCGGGTTGCGGGGCCGTCGGCGAAGCTGCCGCCTCAGGCGCAGCCCCGGCCCGCACGCAGCCACGAAGCTGAGCCGCGCGCCGGAGAGCCCGCAGCTCCACCTCGCCAGGGGCAGCCGGGGCGCCCTCAGAGGCCGGAGCGAGTGGGCCTGCCGGGCGTCGGGAGCGAGCCGCCGCCGTGCTCAGCCTGCCTTGCTGCGCGTGGGGGTTCCGATCCCTCCCCTCCGGCACGCGCAGCCCCGCGGCTCCGGGCGACGTGCTCGAGGTCGGTGCAGCCCGGGTGCCGCGGAGCTGGCGCAGGCCACCTGTGTGACAACTTGAACTTTTCCTAGGATTTCCCGACCGCCAGATGGATCACCTTGCGCAGTTCCTCTGAGACCTCGTGCGTTTATCgatgaaataaaaagcaagattTTCCCCAGTTCCTTTTAGAACGTTATGACTTTTCTCCATTTGGAGACAGCTCAGGAAACTGCCAGAGGGACAGACAGCTCCTCTCCGTCGGGCCCTGCGTTGTCTTCGGGAGCTTGGGGCCTGTATGTGCCCCGCCCTCGCTGACATCTTTCCAGCGCTTAGAGACCCTTGTCCAGAGTCATGATCTTGAAGGCTTGAGCCGCTTGCCAGGAGAGAGAGGCTGTCTCCTGAGCCCCAAGATGGCGGCTAAGATGGAGATAACTTTGAGCTCGCAGTCCCACATTCAGGCCTCCTCCAAGCCAGAGAGACACATAATAACAAAGCTGGAAGAGAAACGGGGACCCGCTCTGCAAAAGGACCGCCCCGATCCCGAGCTCTCCCGCCAGAGCTTCCGACGGTTTTGTTATCAAGAGGTGTCTGGACCCCAAGAGGCACTCGCCCGGCTGCAGCAGCTCTGCCGTCAGTGGCTGCAGCCCGAGCTGCACACCAAAGAGCAGATATTGGAGCTGCTGGTGCTGGAGCAGTTCCTGAACATCCTGCCCTCGGAGATTCAGGCTCGCGTCAGGCATCGATGTCCAATGAGTTGCAGGGAGATTGTGACCCTGGTGGAAGATTTTCAAAGAGCAGCCAAGAGACCAAAGCAGTGGGTAAGGAGGGCCCTCCCTCGTGGTCCCCAGAATTTCGTTTTCATCTGGATAGTTTCTGgtctttggctccctccctagtTAGTCCAGAAATGGATCGGATGGCTTCGAAGGGTGCTTCTGGCTTCTGTTTGGGAACACCCCCTGAGAGAGATCACTGGTTGTCAGAAAACTCAGGCACTGGCACTCCAGTGAGGAAGTAGAGGATCAAGTAAGGTTCTTGCTCTTTGGCTGCCCGATCTCCCCACACCCATTCCTCCTGAAGGTTTCCTACAATCAGGATTCTTAGTAGAAAGGATCGTATTGTTGGGTAGGAACTTGATTTGGGGGGAATTTCCTGGTGGACCTTGTTTGGGTGAAGTGTCCTGCTTTTGGATCAGGAAGTTGCAGCTCAGTTGGCCAGTGTTtcttccagcccccacccccaagtcaGACTCCAGTCAGAGGCGAGGCAGGAAGCAAACAACCATGTGTTTTGGGGAATGGAGGCAGTCAGAGAGCAGGGTGAGCAGTGCACTCAGAGCCCTGCTACTACTGGGATCTCCTTCCCAGGGAAGCCTGGGGCAGAACAAttgattagttttgttttgttttttgttgttttttttttaatgtcctcacCATCCTGCTTCCCCATCCAGCAGGACCTGTTTCCAGTAGAAGTAGGGAGGCACATGGACATAGGGTGACGATCTGCTGGGCCAGTGTCATGACTAACCCTGATATTTGTGCCTTCTCTGTGTTGACTCTGAGGTCTTGAGAAAGACTCATGCTTTAGGGGCACCCACTCAAGAAATACTGGCTGATTTGAAGCAGCCTCTCTAATCATTCTGCATGtccttccctttgcttccttTGAGAGTCTCCGAAGTCTTTCCAAGTTGACGTCCAGGCTGTTATCAGGAATTCCCGGGGTAAAGGGTCATCACAGAGCAGTGAGAGAGGTCATGCTCCTCTCTACTGAGTCCCCTGGCTGCACTCTAATGCATGGGGCTTGTTCCTAGGTGGCCGTGTGTATGCAGGGGCAGAAGGTGCTCTTGGAGAAAACTGGATCTCAGCTTGGAGAACAGGAACTACCAGACTTTCAACTGCAAACTCCTAGGAGGTTTCCCCGGGAGAGTGCTCTGGAGGAGCCTTCCCAGGCGGGATCTCCGGACCAGCTGAGCTCTCATCATTGGGAAAAATCCACACTCCTCCAGGAACCAAGCCCCAGATTGGCTGGTACAGGTAAACACTTGATGCCTCTTCTCTCCCTAAGTCCTTTACCTCCAGCAGATTATCTCGTCGTTCTGAAAAGCCATAGACCTTGCGGTGAGTTTGTTCAGTGTTTTATATAACAGGAGAGCTTTATTCCCTAACAAATTCACAGATTAGAATGGTAGCAATACTGTACATAAGAAGTACGTTTCTTTCAGTGTCTCTTAATGACTCTAACAATGCAGTACACAATAGGATTATCTAGGTCctacttttctgttcctttcagaGCTTCTTACAGTGAAGACAGATCCACATATGGCCACTGATGAACATCCATGCAAACCTTGGCTGAGTTTCATCACTTAAAATGGTCCCATGTTTAGAAAGCGCCTAAAGAATGTTAGGCTCATTAGAGGAAATGTCCCGCTCCATAATACCTTcagcctcttcctctccctgtgatGTCTTATGTCTATTTCCCCACCTGTCTCTGGTACAATGCCAGTAATTGTTAGCCCTGCTGTACTCGAAGACCAAATGACAGTGACACTTTGGCCAATCTTAGTGATGTGAATACAGAGGCTGGTCAGCAAGTTAGAGCAAAAAGTTGCCAGAAGGCTAGAACGCGTTGATTTTTTAAGATTTGCTACATTCAGTGAAATACTTGAATTTGGTTATTCTTGGAACTTAAGAATGGAGAAGACCAAGGtgctgggcgggggcggggggtgcggggtgctcagtcagttgagcgtcaactcttgatttctactcaggtcatgatctcactgttcatgggatcgagccctgcgctgggctctatgctgacagtgcagagcctgcttgggattctctctcttcctgtctctgtgtctctcccctgctcacgttctctctcaaaataaataaccataaaaataaataataatggagaACACCTGGGGCATCCAGTGGAAAAGTACTGTGATCCTGGCTGAGGTCCTGACCCATAACCTATGGACTTCGTGGTCCTGGGCCTGCACACTCCCTTCTCCTGCCTCATCACAGGCGGCTCAATGTGCATGCGGGCTCCATCTTCTTTTATTTGATCGCTGCAGGTACATTCTCACGTTCTTCATCCCGAACATCAGCAGTGCCTTCCGTCAGAGCTGCACCGCTCAGTGCAGTTGCCGCTGGCCACaggtggctatttaaattttatttatggagaTAGAATTCACATGCTCTAAAATTCACCCCTtcaaagtgtacagttcagtggtttttagtgtatttgtGCACTTGTGCAACCATGCCCTCTAATTCTTGGATATTTTTGTAgcctcaaaaagaaacccagacCCATTGGCAGTCACTCTCCATTGCCCcttcttccagcccctggcaaccactgtgtactttctgtctctggatttgcctgttctggatatttcagaATCACATTGGTTGTGctgttttgtgactggcttgtttcccTGAGCGTAACGTGTTCacggttcatccatgttgtaacacgTATCATTCACTACTTTGTTCCTTTTATGGTGGATTTTCCATTATACAGACACGGTGTTTATGcatcagttgatggtcatttggggtatttccattttttggctattataaatcatgctgctgtgaacatttgtgtacacgTTTTTGTGTGGTCATGTTGTCATTTCTGTTGGCCGTATACCTCGGAGTGGCATAGCTGGGTCACACGGTAACTCTGCTTAGCCTTGCGAGGaaatgccagactgttttccagaacggctgcGCCATTCTGCGTTCCCGCCAGCAGTCCCTGGGAGGATTCTGATTTCCCCAcgtccttgtcaacacttgtcaGTCTTTTTGGTTACAGCAGTCCCattaggtgtgaagtggtatctcatggagattttatttccctgatggcgaatgacgttgagcatttttccatgtgcttACTGATCAgtcatgtatcttctttggagaagtatccattcagatcctttgcccatctCTCATTTGCattagtctttttgttttaagagttCTCTGTATATCTTGGATACTAGAgtcttatatatataatttacaagtatttttcCCACTTCGGGTTGTCCTTTCACTTCCTTAATAGTATACTTTGAAGCAcaaatgtttctaattttgatcaagtccaatttatttttttgttagctTGCTTGTGTTCTTGGTGACATATCTAAAATACCATCGTCTAATCCAGAGTCACAGAGATTTACGCCAATGTTTTGTTCAAAGGGACGTTggtttagctcttatatttaggccTTTGATCCATTTGGGGTTGTTGTTTGTTGTGTTATGAGGCAAGGGTCCACCCTCATTCTTTTCcaagtggatatccagttgtctcaGGCGCTTTTATTGAAAGAAGTATTCTCTCCCCATTGAATTGTGTCGACAACCTTGTTGAAAAGCAGTTGACCATAATTGTATAGGCTGCTTTAATTTAAATCTGGATTTAAATTAacgaaaattaaatgaaatgtaaaattcggtttctcagtcacactagccacatttcagggACTCAGTAGCTCTAGCTGGCTAGTGGCTACCCTGTTGAATAGCACGTGCACAGGTACCCATACACGTGTATCCTTCCCACCTGGCAGGAATCCTACAGGGTAGCACAACTCCAGATCCTTCTACCTGCCCACAGACATTCCAGCTCGTTTCCATCCCAATCCTCAATCGTGATGGTCACAAACTGTGGAGTTTCTGAAGTCAGGATACACGTCTAGCCTGTGTTACGGTTTTTAACCCTAATGCTGTCACGTTTGTAATGAACGAACATGCCACGTTTGCTGCATTTCCCATTATTTAAAGAAACTGTGGCGATCACTCAGTGTCCATGTGAGTGAGTGTGTTGCAGTGTTGAAATTTCAACTCTCTCTTATTTCCATTTGTTAATTAATGCTGGGGCTGATGGGTCtgcttttccatattttttctttccctaaccTTTCCCTAAAGGTCGGAAGAAGACATGGGGTTGGGGAACTTGGTTCCTAACTCTAATACAAATTAGAATCACCCCAGGAACCTGTTAACCATGCAGATCTCCAGGTCCCACACCCCCAGAGATCCTGACTCCACAGCTGTGGGGATGCAGGGACAGCCTGCTTACGTAACAGGTGGCCCAGATGAGTCGAATGCAAGTTGCCAGGAGAGGACCACACTTCGAGAATGTTTCTTAGCTCTTTTGCTGAGGTCCTTTCTTCAGAGCCCAGGAAATGAAACCTGTTCTTTCTAATTGTAGAGGCCCCCAGAATGAAAAGTGACAACAAGGAAAATCCGCAGCCAGAGGGGGCTAAAGGAGGGAAGCCATGTGCCCTGTCCCCTGGCAGACCCAGAGGTAATGGTCTGCAGAGTCCCGAGCCGAGAGGGGCGAATAGGAATGAACCCCGGTTGTCACGGAGGCAGGTCAGCCCCCCGAATGCTCAGAAGCCATTCGCTCACTACCAGAGACATTGCAGGGAACTGGAGTACATCAGCAGCCCCCTGAAAAGCCACCCGCTGAGAGAGCTGAAGAAAAGCAAAGGGGGCAGAAGGAGCCTGAGCAGTCGCTTGCAGCGCCTTGGTCACCAGGCGGCCCGCTCGGCAAAGAAGCCTTACAAATGTGATGACTGTGGGAAAAGCTTCACGTGGAATTCGGAGCTGAAAAGACACAAGCGGGTGCACACAGGGGAGAGGCCCTACACGTGCGGAGAGTGTGGGAACTGCTTTGGGCGCCAGTCAACGCTGAAACTGCACCAGAGGATCCACACCGGGGAGAAGCCCTACCAGTGCGGCCAGTGTGGGAAAAGCTTTCGCCAGAGCTCAAACCTCCACCAGCACCACAGACTCCACCACGGGGACTGAAAGCGGGGCTTCGTTCTCTCCGTTCAGAAGGAAGGCATCCGAATTTCTCCTTCCCTTACTTGCATGTAAATCCCAGGGTGTCTGTGTGACTTACAAGGAAAGCAAGAAGTCCCTGAGGGATGCGGTGCACGTTTGGCCTGTGAGGAGTTCCAGAAGATGCCGAGGGGGACGTGACCGTGTCGGTGACAGGGTGAAGAAGTGGCGGGTCTGGGCGTTGGGTCAGAGAGAACTGGGGTCTCTGCTGGAGAGCGGGGAGTGACCGCTGAGAGAATCCGGCCCACCCcgcaggtgcccctccccccgccttggTGTGCAGTCTTCCCCCTGCCgctttatttattctctaaataCGTTCAAGGGGAAATTCCACATGTATATACCTGATGTACTTGCTGTCGTGCCCGACAGTCTTTACCGCACACGCACTTCGGTAATAACGATCAGTGATTTCAAGGCAAAAGCTCTTTGGAATATAAATCCCCTAATACTCTTTCTGTCATTGCTGGCCGTTCATAATAAAGGACACATGAAGCGAGAGCGTAAACGTGTTTGTGTGAGGACAGGATTCCCGAGTAAGTAGTTCTccacacgcgtgcgcacacacagtGAGGGGAGCCCTCACTGCTCTCCTTCCTCAGGCCGGTGATGAAATGTTAGAAAACTGGATTCTTTCAGGACCTTTACTAAGAACCACTGAAATGGGTTAATTTTAGGACGTGTAAATTCTCTCTCAGTGaagtttctaaaaaagaaaacacaaaagatatcTGCACGAAGTGTTCAGGTCCTGGAACGAGGCCAGAGTTGATCTCGGTCCGTCCCCATATTCTTTCGGAGTAAGAATCCGAACCCGGTCGGTGTGGTCCTTAGTCGCCCACAGCAAACGAGTGGATCTCGGACTTCCGAGAAGACTGCTGGTAGATGGGTGCCTCCGGCGGGAAGCGGCCGTGTGGCGTTCCTCCTAAAGTGAGGATACCCGAATATCCGCAGGTCCCTGCCGGCCTCCTCCAGGCCCTCTACCGTGCTGCATCCTCCACCCCCAGGGGGCTCTGCGCACACCGCACGCCGTTCCCTTTGACCTTACGACCTGCCGCCCCCACCACTTCCTCCCTCTCCCGCCTCACAGGAGTGGCCTGCCCAGCAAAGCCTTCTCTGGGCACTTTTACTGTGTCACTCCCTGCCTCACACCACACGCCGGTGCTGCTCACCCTGGGAGCAGATTTGCCCCCCAGAGGACGTTTGGCAGTGTCTGGAAATGCTTTTGGTGCTTATGACTCGCCTCTAGTGGGTGGAGACCAGGATGCAGCCGAGCGCGCcgcagtgcacaggacagccccaccaCGGGGTCACGTGGCCCAGAGTGGCAGTAGTGCTGAGGTCGGGAGCTGTACTGTTCACGGTAAAGGCTCTTTAGGGACAGGAACCATATTTTCCCATCATGTTAGCTTTTGGACTGAGCCCACGCCCCGCCAAGAGAAATAGGTGTTCCGTCAGGGCCAAGTCCTGAGTCAGAGATCCTGGTGACGATGTGTTCAATGCAGTGGACAAAGCCTCTTGTcttctgggcagagagagacttaATGGAAGCTCATTGGCCTTTCTCGTCGTTTTTAGCGGACCTTTAGACTGGTTCACAGTCCCCTTCCCGGCAACCACGTTAGATTTGAGAggagtttggggtgcctgggtggctctgtcacttaagcatctgacttcggctcaggtcatgatctcactgtccatgagtttgagccccgcctcaggtgctgtgccgacagctcagagtctggagcctgcttcggattctgtgtctccctcactttgccccttccccacttgccctgtctctctctctctcaaaaataaaataaaaacttaaaaaaaaaaaaaaaaggttttagagGAGTTTGCCCTCATTACTCCTGCTCCTTACGTCACCCCTGTCTGTTGCCTCTCACCGGTCAGGACCTCTTGATTCCTCCTTTGTCCCCACCTCATCCATCTCCTTTTCCCAGGCCAATTTTGCTGTCATAAGACCCCCTTAATCATAGTTATGTCTGTATCAGTTTCCCATCGGCACTGTAACAGATAGATgatcacaaacttagtggcttaaaacaacacagtcTCTTAGAGTTCCAAGGGTCAGAAGCCCAACGTCAGGTTCACAGAGCCAAAATTAAGGTGTCCGAATGGGTGAATCTGTTTCCCTGCCTTTCTGAGTTTCTAGTGGCCGTTGTATTCTGTGGCTTGTAGccccctcctccatcttcaaagtgcACGTCTCCATTCTCTGACACCACATCCCCTTGTCCTCTGACTCTTACCCTCCGGCCTCCCTCTTTAAACTGCTGTAATGTTTATATTTGGgctcacccagataatccaagataatctccccgTCTCAAGATtgttaatcatatctgcaaaaatcccttttgccctataaggtaacattcacggctccagggattaggatgtgggcatcttcattggggggggggggcgcagattTGGCCCAAGCATACCCATGTGTTGAATCAACTTGGTTAGTCAAAGATCTCTCCTGAAAGCGAATGAACTAgatttccagttttcttatttattaagagTTGGAACAGGAAGACTTCTTTAAATAagagatttgtttgtttggtacGTTTTGGAGAACTTtgtgtatgtgctctctctcttctgcacACAATCAGTGATTGCTGAATcttaggagtgcctggatggctcagtcagttaagcgtctgactcttggtttcggctcaggttgtgatcttctggttcacgggttcaagccccgtgtcgggctctgtgctgacaacgtggagcctgcttgggattctctgtctctgcccctcgctcgcgctctccctgtctctctcaaaaataagtaaacatttaaaaaaataattgctgaatCGTAAAGTCAGATGCGGTCCTTGGATAAATGTGGCACAATTGCCAATCTGAATCTCACTCCTTCCCAGAAGGTTTTCAAACCTGTGATGCTCCCTTGTCTCTCCCAGCCCAGTTTTCCTCCGGCAGGTAAGGCTCAACTCCAGCGAGGAGAGTCTGAAGGGTGGAAGAAGACGCACAGCCACATTTGCAGGTGTGCTCAGTTCTGCAGATGTGgggttctccccacccccctgcccttgTGTGGATGCACCGGAGGCCTCCGCACGGACCACCCACCTGCTGGCTCGCAGTTAGTGACCCCATTTAAGTGATAATATTTCTCCTCTTGTGTGCATCCCTCACCCATGAGCAACCTGAACGGTTTACTATTTTCTGTGGGTTTGGCTTGTACTTAGCCATGGGTGAGGGTGACTCCTACTTGAGGTATTCTGTTCCCCGGTTGCCCCCAGGGAGTCAGAGAAGGAAGCATTCGTGCACAGGTTGGGGATCTGGACCTCGCAGATTTCCCTGAAAAAGCATTTTCCATCTACAGCAGATGAGGACTTGTAAAACTCTTCCCTTCATACCATTACCGTTCCCGACAGAGTCAACAACTCCCAAATACCATCCAGTACACA
Proteins encoded:
- the ZNF174 gene encoding zinc finger protein 174 isoform X1 gives rise to the protein MAAKMEITLSSQSHIQASSKPERHIITKLEEKRGPALQKDRPDPELSRQSFRRFCYQEVSGPQEALARLQQLCRQWLQPELHTKEQILELLVLEQFLNILPSEIQARVRHRCPMSCREIVTLVEDFQRAAKRPKQWVAVCMQGQKVLLEKTGSQLGEQELPDFQLQTPRRFPRESALEEPSQAGSPDQLSSHHWEKSTLLQEPSPRLAGTEAPRMKSDNKENPQPEGAKGGKPCALSPGRPRGNGLQSPEPRGANRNEPRLSRRQVSPPNAQKPFAHYQRHCRELEYISSPLKSHPLRELKKSKGGRRSLSSRLQRLGHQAARSAKKPYKCDDCGKSFTWNSELKRHKRVHTGERPYTCGECGNCFGRQSTLKLHQRIHTGEKPYQCGQCGKSFRQSSNLHQHHRLHHGD
- the ZNF174 gene encoding zinc finger protein 174 isoform X2 codes for the protein MAAKMEITLSSQSHIQASSKPERHIITKLEEKRGPALQKDRPDPELSRQSFRRFCYQEVSGPQEALARLQQLCRQWLQPELHTKEQILELLVLEQFLNILPSEIQARVRHRCPMSCREIVTLVEDFQRAAKRPKQWVAVCMQGQKVLLEKTGSQLGEQELPDFQLQTPRRFPRESALEEPSQAGSPDQLSSHHWEKSTLLQEPSPRLAGTELLTVKTDPHMATDEHPCKPWLSFIT